In Chrysiogenia bacterium, the genomic stretch CGCCCTTTAGAATCTCCTCGCACAAATCTTCATAGCTGTAGCCCGCTCCCGCCGCGATCTTCGGCACGAGCGAGAGCTCGGTCATTCCCGGCAGCGTGTTGATCTCCAGGATGTTGCCCTCGAGCCCCTCGGCCAGGATGAAGTCCACGCGGCTCACGCCCCGGCATCCCAGCAGCGTGTGCACGCGCGCGGCCTCGTCCATGAGGCGGCGCTCCACCACCGCATCGAGCGGCGCGGGCACCAGGTATTCGGTCTCGCCCTTGGTGTATTTCGCCTTGTAGTCGTAGAAATTCCGGCGCGTCTTGATCTCCACCGTGCCCAGCGGTTTTCCATCGAGCACGGCGACCGAGAGCTCGCGCCCGGCGATGAACTTTTCGAGGAGCAGATGCTTGCTCTTGCGCGCCGCGCCCTTGAGCACGCGCTGCAATTCGCCCGCGCGCTGCACCATCTCCACGCCGACCGAAGAGCCCTCGGAGTTGGGCTTCACCACCACCGGGTAGCCAAATGGCGACTCCACCGATTCCAGGTAAGCCGCAACCCCCTTGGCGGGGATGCGCAGCTCGATGAACGAGGCGGTCGAGAGTCCCGCCGCCGAGAGGATGCGCTTGGTCGCCGCCTTGTCCATGCAGATGGCCGAGGCAACGACGCCCGAGCCCGTGTAGGGAATGCCCATCACTTCGAGCAGCCCCTGCACGCAGCCGTCCTCGCCCCACTTGCCGTGGAGCGCGTTGACGGCGACGTCGATCTTCGCGCGCGTGAGCTTGCTGGGCAGGTCGCGGCCCACGTCGATGGTGGCAACCTTGTAGCCGCGCGCCTTGAGGGCCGCCGCCATCGCGGTTCCCGAGCGGAGCGAGACTTCCCGCTCGCTGGAAAGGCCGCCCAGCAGCACGCCGACCTTCATGTCCTTGCTGATCTTCATCTAGTTGAGGCTCTCCCCGACGATCTTGATTTCGAGTTCCAGGCGCACGCCGAATTTCTCTTCGACGGCGGCGCGCATTTTCTCCGCAAGCGCTTCGACGTCTGCGGCGCTCGCCCCTTCACCAGTGACGATGAAGTTGGCGTGTTTTTCCGAGACGCGCGCGCCGCCCACGGCAAGGCCCTTGAGTCCGGCCTGCTCGATGAGCCGCCCGGCGTAGTCACCCTCGGGATTCTTGAATACGCTCCCGGCATTGGGCTCATTCGTGGGCTGCGTCTTCTGGCGGTAGGCGGCGTGCTCGCGCACGATGCCGCGAATTTCCTGCGCGCTGCTCGGCTGCAGAACAAGCTGCATGCTCGCCACGATCTCCTCGGGAGCCAGCGACGAGTTCCGGTAGCTGAGCCCCAGGGCGCGCGCCTCACGCGCCTCGATGCTCCCGTCGGGCCCGGCGATCCGAACGTCCTTCAGAATGTGCTTCATCTCTCCGCCGTGGGCGCCGGCGTTCATGCGCACCGCGCCGCCCATGGTTCCCGGAATGAGCGCGAGAAACTCCGCGCCGCCCAGGCAGTCTTTTGTCAGTCGCTGCACCAGCGCGCCCGTCGTCATCCCGGCGCCCACTTTGACGATGCTGCTGCCGTCGGCGCGCACTTCGACGCGCTCGTAACCGGCGAGCGCGCCCTCGAGCACGATCACCAGAGCGCGAATG encodes the following:
- a CDS encoding D-alanine--D-alanine ligase produces the protein MKISKDMKVGVLLGGLSSEREVSLRSGTAMAAALKARGYKVATIDVGRDLPSKLTRAKIDVAVNALHGKWGEDGCVQGLLEVMGIPYTGSGVVASAICMDKAATKRILSAAGLSTASFIELRIPAKGVAAYLESVESPFGYPVVVKPNSEGSSVGVEMVQRAGELQRVLKGAARKSKHLLLEKFIAGRELSVAVLDGKPLGTVEIKTRRNFYDYKAKYTKGETEYLVPAPLDAVVERRLMDEAARVHTLLGCRGVSRVDFILAEGLEGNILEINTLPGMTELSLVPKIAAGAGYSYEDLCEEILKGASLSVG
- the murB gene encoding UDP-N-acetylmuramate dehydrogenase: MSKEVDAMEELAGALEALLGGRLVRGASLAERVGYRVGGAADLLAECWNEDELSQALAAAHGAGVPAFVLGRGTNLLVRDGGIRALVIVLEGALAGYERVEVRADGSSIVKVGAGMTTGALVQRLTKDCLGGAEFLALIPGTMGGAVRMNAGAHGGEMKHILKDVRIAGPDGSIEAREARALGLSYRNSSLAPEEIVASMQLVLQPSSAQEIRGIVREHAAYRQKTQPTNEPNAGSVFKNPEGDYAGRLIEQAGLKGLAVGGARVSEKHANFIVTGEGASAADVEALAEKMRAAVEEKFGVRLELEIKIVGESLN